The DNA sequence TGCTCTGAAGAGTAGGCACAAACTGCTTTGTCAGGACCACCATGATGGACTAAATCCGCTTGTTCATCTCCTTGAAAACCAGTTTCTGATAGATAGGCTTTTTCAACAGCCGACTTACTAATCGCGGTGTGTGTGGTTTTATCTTTCTTTGTTATATGTTCTACTTTTCCAATCGCTAACGTTTGAATAGAATAACTCACAATCATAGTCTCCTTTATCATATAGAAGCACTGAGCGAAGTCAGTGCCTTTTATATTTCCCCAATAAAAAAAGCACACTATTTTTCCATAGTGTACCAAATTTTTTTAGTAATTTCTATGTTAGCCAATGTCACTGAAAAAGGTAAACCTAACTTTTTCAGTGCCCTCCTGAAAAGACAACCTCTTTTTCTGTCGTTTGCGGTTTTATTGGTTTTACGGGTTTGATATTGACCGCACAAATTTTAAACTCAGGCATCCGACACGTTGGGTCTAGCGCTGGACTTGTTACCCTATTAATTGATTGTAAATCTCCCCAATGAAAAGGAGCAAACAATGTATCCGGACGAATCCCCGCTGAGAGTTTACATTTCATTACGGCAGTGCCTCTGGCAGATTCAATTCGAATAAGCTTTCCTTCTGTAATATGGAACTTTTCTGCTGTCTCGGGATGAATTTCTAGATAAGGCTCAGAACTCCTTGTAACAAGTTCTTGACTTCTTCTTGTTTGAACGCCCGTCAAATAATGCTCCATCACTCGACCCGTTGTTAACATCAGTGGGAACTTTTCACTTACTTTCTCTTTTGGGAACTGATAGCGAACATTTGTAAACATTGCCTTCTCATCTGTTGTAGAAAACGACTCTTCAAACAATCGTTTCGTTCCTACATGTGTTTCCTCTGGACATGGCCAGAATAGCCCTTTTTCTTTTATGCGTTTATAGGTCATGCCATAATAATCCGCAACTCCTCCTTGGCTAGCTAGGCGTAATTCATTAAAAATATCTTCTGCTTTTCCATACGTAAAATACTTCTCTTTTCCTAGCTCTTTTGCCAATGCGGCAAGGATTTCCCAGTCATGCTTAACATCTCCCGATCGCTTTCTTTCAGCGGCACGATAGACGACGCGACCTTCTAAATTCGTCATCGTCCCTTCATCCTCCAAATAAGAAGTACAAGGAAGAATTATATCAGCCATTTTGGCTGTTTCAGAGATATACATATCAACAACGACAAGAAAATCTAGTTTTTTCATCGCTCTTTCTACCATTAGTGCATTCGGACTTGATACAACAGGGTTGGATCCCATAACAAAGAGCGATTTTATTTCCTCTTTATCAATTTTCTCTAACATTTCATAAGCGGATACTCCTTTTTGAGGAAGTTCGCTTTCTTCTATTCCCCATACATCTGCAATGTAGCGACGATGTTCCGGATTATCTAGCGAGCGATAGCCTGGTAATTGGTCTGCTTTTTGGCCATGTTCTCGACCACCTTGGCCGTTTCCCTGACCGGTAATCGCTCCGTACCCACAGGCATATTTACCAATCTTTCCTGTAGCTAGGACAAGATTTAAAAATTGACGTACAGTTTGATGGCCAGTTGCATGCTGTTCTACACCTCTGGCGGTAAAAATCATCCCTGTCTCTGATTGTCCATAGGCTCTAGCAGCTGTTTTTATATCTTCTAATGGAATTCCTGTTTCCGCTTCTAGCAACTCCAAATCTACTAGTTCTAAGTCTTGCATGACATCAGCAAACCCTTTTGTGCGGGTAGCAATAAACTCCGTATCTACATAGCCCTCATCAACAATGACTTTTAACATCGCAATTGCCAAATTGGCATCCATCCCAGGTTTTATTTTCAAATGAAGGTCAGCAAGCTTCGTTGTCCCCGTTTCTCTCGGGTCAATCGCAATAATAAACGCTCCGTTTTTCTTCGCTTTGCGAAAATATGGCATGATGGTAGGCTGACAGTCCGCAATATTCGTTCCCGCTAATATAATCACTTTTGCATCAGCAATTTCAGTTAGCTCATTTGTTAGACCACGGTCCATTCCGAAAACTGCAACCGCTGCAGAAGCCGCTGCACTCATACAAAAGCGACCATTGTAATCAATGTACTTTGTTTTTAATCCTACTCTCGCAAACTTTCCGAGCAAGTAAGCTTCTTCATTCGTTAAAGATCCTCCTCCATAAACACCAACAGCATCTTGGCCATGCTCCTGTTGAAGTTCAGTGAATCGGTCAGCAATCACTTCAAACGCCAATTCCCATGGAATGGACACAAACTCACCATCAATATTAATCACAGGTGTTTTTAATCGTTCGCTGTTAATTGCGTGCTGATGTGCAAATAACCCTTTCATACAAAGTCTTCCTTCAGAGGTTGGGTCTTGTTTATTTGGCTTCGCTTTGAAACGATTTCGCTTTATAATCCGTTCTTCGATTAAGTCCATGGAGCATTGCATACTACAATAGGGGCACCTGGCACTCATTATCGTTTCAGAGCTTTCTTTTAGCTGTTTTTCACGAAAGTATTTTATGAGGTCACTCACCTAGAAAACCCCTTCCTATGGTCTGATAAGAATAGACAAGGCTTTTTATCCAAGCCCTGTCTATCCGAGAATTTCTATTACATTACTTAATGGTTACAAATACATCTTCATTTTCGACAGACACTTTATACGTTCTAACGCAACCATCATCTGGTTTTTGAACTTCTCCACTTTCTAAATCAATCTTCCAATCATGTAGCGGGCAAAATACATGCTCCCCACTTACAATCCCCTGAGATAATGGACCATTTTTATGAGGACATCTGTTTTCAACAGCCTTCATTTTTCCATTGGATAAGCGAAAGATAGCAATTTGGTGGTCCCCAATAATCACTTCTTTTCCCACCTTGATTGGGAAATCCGAAACCTTCCCGACTTTAACTGTACTCACTTCTTTTGTTGTACTCATTTTCAGTTTCCCTCCTTTTATGATTGCACTACAGTCACTTTGTTATTTGTAAATAAATTCGTTTTCAGTTCGTCACTTCCAATTATTTCTTCCCATGGGTCAGTTAAAACGGATAACGCAACATCCATACGTTTGCTAAGTTCATTACGGTTCTCTACGTCTTCAATGATTTCTTTTTTGATGTTATCTAACCCGTAACGCTCTACCCAAGGTGCCGTTCTTTCTAAATAGCGCCCTGTCTCACGATATAACTGCATATACGCTGCGGTCACTTGAAGCACTTCCTCCGATGTTTTTACTTTGCAAAGGAGGTCTGCTTTTCGTAATTCCGTACCACCGTTTCCACCAACATAGATTTCCCAGGCTCCTTCGACCCCGACAACACCCAAATCTTTGATTCCAGATTCTGCACAGTTTCGTGGACAAGCGGATACGGCCATTTTAAATTTATGAGGCGTTTGTAATCGTTCAAACTTCTTCTCTAATGCGACACCCATTCCGATGGAGTCTTGCGTACCAAAGCGGCAGAAGTTTTCTCCGACACACGTTTTAACCGTTCGTAATGATTTACCATAGGCATAGCCTGAAGGCATATCTAAGTCCTTCCATACATCTGGCAAGTCTTCTTTCTTTACTCCAAATAAGTCAATACGTTGCCCACCTGTAATTTTCATTAAAGGTACATCATATTTATCAGCGACATCCGCAATTCTGCGCAGCTCAGATGCATTCGTTACCCCACCGTACATCCGTGGAACAACTGAGTATGTGCCGTCTTTTTGGATATTGGCATGCATGCGCTCATTAACAAAGCGTGATTCTCTTTCATCTTCATGGACGGTTGGATGAACCATTCCTAAATAATAGTTAATGGCAGGTCGACATTTCGAACAACCTTCTTCTGTTTTCCATCCAAGTACATTCATCACTTCTTTCGAATGAGTTAAGCCTTTCTCACGAATCTCAGCGACAACTTCCTCATGTGATAATGAAGTACAGCCACAAACTGTTTCTTTTTGGTCACCTACTTCGAACTCATCACCCAATGTTAATTCAAGTAATTCAGAAATCATTGGCTTACACGTACCACAAGAACGACCGGCATTTGTACAGCCGCTTACTTCTGCGACAGAACACATACCATCTACCTTTATGGCGTTCACAATATCACCTTTTGAAACCCCGTTACATCCACAAACGGTATCGCTATCTGCCATAGAGGCAACAATACTTTCACCTTCTGAAGAACCATCTTGTAAAATAGAGATTGGTTTCATATCAGAAACATCGGCACCATCTTGAATCATGTTAAATAGTTTTGGTCCCTCTTTCGTATCTCCGAATAGAACAGCCCCAACTACTTTTCCATCGCGTATCATTACTTTTTTATAAATGCCTTCAAATTCATCATAAACTCTCACACTTCTTGTTGACCCATCATCCATGAACTCACCAGCAGAGAACACGTTGACTCCAGATACTTTTAGCTTAGTAGAAAGAACAGAGCCTTGGTACCCTTCTCCTGCATCTTGTTCACAAATTCGTTTTGCTAGAGTCTTTCCTTGCTCCCATAATGGTGCAACTAATCCGTAAACAACTTCTCTATGCTCTGCACACTCCCCAACAGAGTAAACACCTTCTGCACTTGTTTCCATATAATCGTTGACGATAATGCCTCGGTTGACTTCAATTCCACTTTCTTTGGCTACATCAACA is a window from the Bacillus alkalicellulosilyticus genome containing:
- the nasC gene encoding assimilatory nitrate reductase catalytic subunit NasC, with product MSDLIKYFREKQLKESSETIMSARCPYCSMQCSMDLIEERIIKRNRFKAKPNKQDPTSEGRLCMKGLFAHQHAINSERLKTPVINIDGEFVSIPWELAFEVIADRFTELQQEHGQDAVGVYGGGSLTNEEAYLLGKFARVGLKTKYIDYNGRFCMSAAASAAVAVFGMDRGLTNELTEIADAKVIILAGTNIADCQPTIMPYFRKAKKNGAFIIAIDPRETGTTKLADLHLKIKPGMDANLAIAMLKVIVDEGYVDTEFIATRTKGFADVMQDLELVDLELLEAETGIPLEDIKTAARAYGQSETGMIFTARGVEQHATGHQTVRQFLNLVLATGKIGKYACGYGAITGQGNGQGGREHGQKADQLPGYRSLDNPEHRRYIADVWGIEESELPQKGVSAYEMLEKIDKEEIKSLFVMGSNPVVSSPNALMVERAMKKLDFLVVVDMYISETAKMADIILPCTSYLEDEGTMTNLEGRVVYRAAERKRSGDVKHDWEILAALAKELGKEKYFTYGKAEDIFNELRLASQGGVADYYGMTYKRIKEKGLFWPCPEETHVGTKRLFEESFSTTDEKAMFTNVRYQFPKEKVSEKFPLMLTTGRVMEHYLTGVQTRRSQELVTRSSEPYLEIHPETAEKFHITEGKLIRIESARGTAVMKCKLSAGIRPDTLFAPFHWGDLQSINRVTSPALDPTCRMPEFKICAVNIKPVKPIKPQTTEKEVVFSGGH
- the nirD gene encoding nitrite reductase small subunit NirD codes for the protein MSTTKEVSTVKVGKVSDFPIKVGKEVIIGDHQIAIFRLSNGKMKAVENRCPHKNGPLSQGIVSGEHVFCPLHDWKIDLESGEVQKPDDGCVRTYKVSVENEDVFVTIK
- the nirB gene encoding nitrite reductase large subunit NirB — translated: MEKKKLVLIGNGMAGVRTIEEIIKVGGKDRFDITIFGSEPHVNYNRIALSTVLQGDTTIKDIELNSIEWYEENNITLYTSETVLKLDKEQKTLVTDKGREMSYDYAIIATGSHPFMLPLPGADLEGVIAFRNISDCEAMIDAAKNYEKAVVIGGGLLGLEAARGLLNLGMKVDVVHIQDYLMERQLDSDAGRLLRTELEKQGMNFLMPKLTSELVGKDRVKLVRFKDGTETRADLVVMAVGIKPNVDVAKESGIEVNRGIIVNDYMETSAEGVYSVGECAEHREVVYGLVAPLWEQGKTLAKRICEQDAGEGYQGSVLSTKLKVSGVNVFSAGEFMDDGSTRSVRVYDEFEGIYKKVMIRDGKVVGAVLFGDTKEGPKLFNMIQDGADVSDMKPISILQDGSSEGESIVASMADSDTVCGCNGVSKGDIVNAIKVDGMCSVAEVSGCTNAGRSCGTCKPMISELLELTLGDEFEVGDQKETVCGCTSLSHEEVVAEIREKGLTHSKEVMNVLGWKTEEGCSKCRPAINYYLGMVHPTVHEDERESRFVNERMHANIQKDGTYSVVPRMYGGVTNASELRRIADVADKYDVPLMKITGGQRIDLFGVKKEDLPDVWKDLDMPSGYAYGKSLRTVKTCVGENFCRFGTQDSIGMGVALEKKFERLQTPHKFKMAVSACPRNCAESGIKDLGVVGVEGAWEIYVGGNGGTELRKADLLCKVKTSEEVLQVTAAYMQLYRETGRYLERTAPWVERYGLDNIKKEIIEDVENRNELSKRMDVALSVLTDPWEEIIGSDELKTNLFTNNKVTVVQS